The Deltaproteobacteria bacterium genome window below encodes:
- a CDS encoding MBL fold metallo-hydrolase, translated as MAGGMQNFVYLLGDRDAGECVVIDPAWDIAGIIACAEHDGMRITGAMVTHYHPDHVGGSMFGFDIEGLAELTSRCHCHAHVHRLESEGVRAVTGLSKSDLVEHDSGDRVRVGGVEVELLHTPGHTPGSMCFRVAGLSHGEEEALLAGDTLFLQGCGRVDLPGGDAEQMFRTLHERLAELPPQMMLLPGHAYGGDKATLGEVRRSNPTLQITSLQAFLRRMGG; from the coding sequence ATGGCCGGCGGCATGCAGAACTTCGTGTACCTGCTGGGCGATCGCGACGCCGGCGAGTGCGTGGTGATCGACCCCGCGTGGGACATCGCCGGCATCATCGCGTGCGCCGAGCACGATGGCATGCGCATCACCGGCGCGATGGTCACCCACTACCATCCCGATCACGTGGGTGGCTCGATGTTCGGCTTCGACATCGAGGGCCTCGCCGAGCTGACCTCGCGTTGCCACTGCCACGCCCACGTCCATCGCCTCGAGTCCGAGGGCGTGCGCGCGGTGACGGGTCTGTCGAAGTCGGACCTGGTCGAACACGATTCCGGTGATCGCGTGCGGGTCGGCGGGGTCGAGGTCGAGCTGCTGCATACGCCGGGGCACACGCCCGGCTCGATGTGCTTCCGCGTCGCGGGGCTGAGTCACGGCGAGGAGGAGGCGCTGCTCGCCGGTGACACGTTGTTCCTGCAGGGCTGCGGCCGTGTCGATCTACCGGGCGGCGACGCCGAGCAGATGTTCCGCACCCTGCACGAGCGACTGGCCGAGCTGCCGCCGCAGATGATGCTGCTGCCGGGGCATGCCTACGGCGGCGACAAGGCCACCCTCGGTGAGGTGCGTCGCAGCAACCCCACGCTGCAGATCACGAGCCTGCAGGCGTTCCTGCGGCGCATGGGCGGGTAG
- a CDS encoding ferritin-like domain-containing protein translates to MGWMELRGGILVALGLVGCVGRELGDDSRGDDAGDDGASSDDDGTSDASTTVASTTVASTTVASTTVATSDSGDDGPGCMADPEAYEQVAFCVAVGDEQACGDCSDAACRDAAILASGACFGEFQGVLCGPERIAGQCCYVAEVLDQGCAGRPLLHAGTAVVASTRARDDWGAATRPGLAALDADARARACAAWREVAVAEHASIASFARFTLDLLAHGAPAELVLEAQQAMGDEVVHARLAFGLAGAYAGASIGPDRLRVPEAGARTLEAAVVAAVLEGCVGETIASARAGHARDAARDPAVIKVLTVIARDERRHAQLAWRFVAWALRRAPQLADAVAAAFDGVDPGGPGAGCDADDDLRAHGILPVEESLALGREVLRDVVRPCAATMLRRLAHPGARDAVDCA, encoded by the coding sequence ATGGGTTGGATGGAGCTGCGTGGGGGTATCCTCGTCGCATTGGGTTTGGTCGGGTGTGTGGGCCGCGAGCTGGGCGACGACAGCCGCGGCGACGATGCCGGGGACGACGGGGCCTCGAGCGATGACGACGGCACCAGCGATGCGAGCACGACGGTCGCGAGCACGACGGTCGCGAGCACGACGGTCGCGAGCACGACGGTCGCGACCAGCGACAGCGGCGACGACGGGCCCGGCTGCATGGCCGATCCCGAGGCCTACGAGCAGGTCGCGTTCTGCGTCGCCGTCGGCGATGAGCAGGCCTGCGGCGACTGCAGCGATGCCGCGTGCAGGGACGCGGCGATCTTGGCTTCGGGTGCCTGCTTCGGCGAGTTCCAGGGCGTGCTGTGTGGGCCCGAGCGGATCGCGGGGCAGTGCTGCTATGTCGCCGAGGTGCTGGATCAGGGCTGTGCCGGCCGTCCGTTGTTGCACGCGGGGACCGCGGTGGTGGCGAGCACCCGTGCGCGCGACGACTGGGGCGCGGCGACGCGACCAGGGCTGGCGGCGCTCGACGCCGACGCGCGTGCCCGGGCGTGCGCGGCGTGGCGCGAGGTCGCCGTGGCCGAGCACGCCTCGATCGCTTCGTTCGCGCGCTTCACCCTCGATCTGTTGGCCCACGGCGCGCCCGCGGAGCTGGTGCTCGAGGCCCAGCAGGCGATGGGCGACGAGGTCGTGCATGCGCGGCTGGCCTTCGGCCTCGCCGGTGCCTACGCGGGGGCGTCGATCGGCCCGGATCGTCTGCGGGTTCCCGAGGCCGGCGCGCGCACGCTCGAGGCGGCGGTGGTCGCCGCGGTGCTCGAGGGCTGTGTGGGGGAGACCATTGCGAGCGCGCGCGCCGGCCATGCGCGGGATGCCGCGCGCGACCCCGCGGTGATCAAGGTGCTGACGGTGATCGCCCGCGACGAACGACGCCACGCGCAGCTGGCGTGGCGCTTCGTCGCGTGGGCGCTGCGGCGCGCGCCGCAGCTCGCCGATGCGGTGGCGGCCGCCTTCGACGGCGTCGACCCCGGGGGCCCGGGCGCAGGCTGTGATGCCGACGATGATCTCCGCGCGCACGGGATCCTGCCGGTCGAAGAGTCGCTCGCGCTCGGCCGCGAGGTGCTGCGCGACGTCGTGCGGCCGTGCGCGGCGACCATGCTGCGACGGCTCGCACACCCGGGCGCGCGCGATGCCGTAGACTGCGCCTGA
- a CDS encoding serine/threonine-protein phosphatase, producing the protein MRIIAWPATDVGRVRSHNEDSHLVDVGLGLYLVADGMGGHAGGAHASQLCVDVVDKVVRRGADALGAIPIEHRGAAIAELLGVAASEASARIFDQANSDHRLQGMGTTLTGMWVCGERGYIVHVGDSRAFLLRGGTCRQLTNDHSWLNEQVQAGMLTEEEAAASDLKHIITRSVGFERFVDPDIIPVSVNLGDAFLLCSDGFSNYVESDEIAVLARDHWYADLPRVCTEYANKRGGDDNITVVVMLACNDRDERRPQPAYRRTSLETLPPGGG; encoded by the coding sequence GTGCGTATCATCGCCTGGCCTGCGACGGACGTCGGCCGTGTCCGCAGCCACAACGAGGACAGTCACCTCGTCGACGTCGGTCTCGGCCTCTACCTGGTGGCCGACGGCATGGGCGGACACGCCGGTGGGGCCCACGCCTCGCAGCTGTGCGTCGACGTGGTCGACAAGGTCGTCCGCCGTGGCGCCGACGCACTCGGGGCAATCCCGATCGAGCATCGCGGCGCGGCGATCGCCGAGCTGCTGGGCGTGGCGGCGAGCGAAGCCAGCGCGAGGATCTTCGATCAGGCCAACAGCGATCACCGCCTGCAGGGCATGGGCACCACGCTGACCGGGATGTGGGTCTGCGGCGAGCGCGGCTACATCGTGCACGTGGGGGACAGCCGTGCGTTCCTGCTGCGCGGTGGCACCTGCCGCCAGCTCACCAACGATCACTCGTGGCTCAACGAGCAGGTCCAGGCCGGCATGCTCACCGAGGAGGAGGCCGCCGCCAGCGACCTCAAGCACATCATCACGCGATCGGTCGGCTTCGAGCGGTTCGTCGACCCCGACATCATCCCGGTGAGCGTGAACCTCGGCGACGCGTTCCTGCTGTGCAGCGATGGCTTCTCGAACTACGTCGAGTCCGACGAGATCGCAGTGCTCGCGCGCGATCACTGGTACGCCGACCTGCCGCGTGTGTGCACCGAGTACGCGAACAAGCGCGGCGGTGACGACAACATCACCGTCGTGGTGATGCTCGCCTGCAACGATCGCGACGAGCGGCGGCCGCAGCCAGCGTATCGACGCACCTCGCTCGAGACACTGCCACCGGGCGGCGGGTAG
- a CDS encoding RedB protein — MRTATIVDPTRRRRWWAAGIVALSCLATVGAGAAQLRYAFTPGELGEPALTWPEHSGITRVPGRATLLMFVHPRCTCTRASLDELAEVIALDPTAADVILVVDDEDHGPLAPAVALDVPGARIVHERGEETERFGVATSGEVMLFAAGGERRFVGGITASRGARGSSPGRVALEAALTDPHRATDAAVYGCPLTESAP; from the coding sequence ATGCGCACCGCCACCATCGTCGATCCCACGCGGCGTCGACGATGGTGGGCGGCAGGCATCGTGGCGCTCTCGTGCCTGGCGACCGTGGGCGCCGGCGCGGCGCAGCTGCGCTACGCCTTCACCCCCGGCGAGCTCGGTGAGCCAGCCCTGACGTGGCCGGAGCACAGCGGGATTACCCGCGTGCCGGGCCGCGCGACCCTGCTGATGTTCGTGCACCCGCGCTGCACCTGCACGCGCGCGAGCCTCGACGAGCTCGCAGAGGTGATCGCCCTCGACCCGACGGCGGCCGACGTGATCCTCGTGGTCGACGACGAGGACCACGGTCCACTCGCGCCCGCGGTTGCGCTCGACGTGCCAGGGGCTCGCATCGTGCACGAGCGCGGCGAGGAGACCGAGCGATTCGGCGTCGCCACCTCGGGCGAGGTGATGCTGTTCGCTGCCGGCGGCGAGCGGCGCTTCGTCGGCGGGATCACGGCGTCCCGCGGCGCGCGAGGTTCGAGCCCGGGGCGCGTCGCGCTGGAGGCCGCGCTCACCGACCCACATCGAGCCACCGACGCCGCGGTCTACGGCTGCCCGCTCACGGAGTCGGCGCCATGA
- a CDS encoding PAS domain S-box protein: MSSTFEARSAQLREVHLAHVHHEGDRLFRLLLPLQWAVAVVLALATTPFTFAGASRAIHPHVWIALVGGAALTAAPLALIWAQPGRRLTRHVVVVAQMLFSGLLIHVTGGRIETHFHVFGSLAFIAFYRDPALLVTATLAVTADHVGRGWLWPAAVYGVPNPAWWRFLEHAAWMVFEDIVLAMGIHRSLADIRRIAEREAALTQVNDLVEQQVNERTAELAASREQFRSLVETTQAIPWEVDLRSGVTTYIGPKVEAMLGYPPTHFGAAHVFTTLVHRDDLPQMQRISAEVAQTDAELELECELRFVAADGHLVHTRSLLSALGSRERRVLRGVSIDISRQKQLEADARAAHRIQSLGRVAASVAHEVNTPLQYIGDNVRFLADAARRLIQAVDRIGVASGPTADTDMHRKVVEILRRAKIDRIRSGIEGAHDAATLGLEQVRQIVRALQSLTGGQQHGAGSIVGDECVRTAVVLAHAEFPEIAYEIELEPLGAIAGDGVAIGQAVLGLLRNAAEATREHLPAGAHGRIEVRGRRDEDRIAIEVRDFAGGIPVEIRERLFEPFFTTRGEGHGAGEGLHRIRDIVEGQHHGQLVVHHESDGTTFTVLLPCTLALAA; encoded by the coding sequence ATGAGCTCGACCTTCGAGGCCCGCAGCGCCCAGCTCCGCGAGGTCCACCTCGCGCACGTGCACCACGAAGGCGACCGGCTGTTCCGGCTGCTGCTCCCGCTGCAGTGGGCGGTCGCGGTCGTGCTCGCGCTCGCAACCACCCCGTTCACGTTCGCCGGGGCATCGCGAGCGATCCATCCGCACGTATGGATCGCCCTCGTGGGCGGCGCGGCGCTCACGGCAGCCCCGCTGGCGCTGATCTGGGCCCAGCCGGGCCGACGGCTCACGCGGCACGTCGTCGTCGTCGCACAGATGCTGTTCTCGGGCCTGCTGATCCACGTGACGGGCGGCCGCATCGAGACCCACTTCCACGTGTTCGGATCGCTGGCGTTCATCGCGTTCTATCGCGACCCCGCGCTGCTGGTGACGGCGACCCTCGCGGTGACCGCCGATCATGTGGGCCGTGGGTGGCTGTGGCCCGCCGCGGTCTACGGCGTGCCGAACCCGGCCTGGTGGCGCTTCCTCGAGCACGCCGCGTGGATGGTGTTCGAGGACATCGTGCTCGCCATGGGCATCCATCGCTCGCTCGCGGACATCCGCCGCATCGCCGAGCGCGAGGCCGCGCTGACCCAGGTCAACGATCTCGTCGAGCAGCAGGTCAACGAGCGCACCGCCGAGCTCGCCGCGAGCCGTGAACAGTTCCGATCGCTGGTCGAGACCACACAGGCGATCCCGTGGGAGGTCGATCTGCGTTCCGGGGTCACGACCTACATCGGGCCCAAGGTCGAGGCCATGCTGGGCTACCCCCCCACGCACTTCGGCGCGGCCCATGTCTTCACCACGTTGGTCCATCGCGACGACCTCCCGCAGATGCAGCGCATCAGCGCCGAGGTGGCGCAGACCGATGCCGAGCTGGAGCTCGAGTGCGAGCTGCGATTCGTCGCCGCCGACGGCCATCTGGTCCACACGCGCAGCCTCCTGTCCGCCCTCGGCAGCCGCGAGCGGCGGGTGCTGCGAGGGGTCTCGATCGACATCTCGCGGCAGAAGCAGCTGGAGGCCGACGCGCGCGCCGCCCATCGCATCCAGTCGCTCGGCCGCGTCGCCGCCAGCGTCGCGCACGAGGTCAATACCCCGCTGCAGTACATCGGTGACAATGTCCGCTTCCTCGCCGACGCCGCGCGGCGGCTGATCCAGGCCGTCGACCGCATCGGTGTCGCGTCCGGGCCGACGGCGGACACGGACATGCACCGCAAGGTGGTGGAGATCCTGCGGCGCGCCAAGATCGACCGCATCCGCAGCGGCATCGAGGGTGCCCACGACGCCGCGACCCTCGGTCTGGAACAGGTGCGCCAGATCGTTCGCGCCCTGCAGAGCCTCACGGGTGGCCAGCAGCACGGCGCGGGCAGCATCGTGGGCGACGAGTGCGTGCGCACGGCGGTGGTGCTGGCCCATGCCGAGTTTCCCGAGATCGCCTACGAGATCGAGCTCGAGCCGCTCGGTGCGATCGCCGGTGACGGGGTCGCGATCGGGCAGGCTGTGCTGGGCCTGCTGCGCAACGCAGCCGAGGCCACGCGGGAGCACTTGCCCGCCGGGGCGCACGGGCGCATCGAGGTCCGCGGCCGTCGCGACGAGGACCGCATCGCGATCGAGGTCCGCGACTTCGCAGGTGGCATCCCGGTGGAGATCCGCGAGCGCCTGTTCGAGCCCTTCTTCACCACCCGCGGCGAGGGCCACGGCGCAGGCGAGGGCCTGCATCGCATCCGCGACATCGTCGAGGGGCAACATCACGGCCAGCTGGTCGTGCACCACGAGTCCGACGGCACCACGTTCACCGTGCTGCTCCCCTGCACCCTCGCGCTCGCGGCGTGA
- a CDS encoding FIST C-terminal domain-containing protein has translation MPTASPRRASTTQTDPDLAAAEIAAQLGDATAGGVVFFCAASFDLPRLAAALRRHIAGPMTGCTSAGQIGPSGFQPDGIVAVGFPASCCTLRIYPLTRLHQCELEAAAIAQAVERDLGQSPARNSFGLLLIDGLSLAEERVASALFQELGQLPLVGGSAGDDLAFAHTHVFIDDAFVEGAAVLAVVSTDLPVRPLKFEHFESTGKRMVVTGADPARRLVTTLNGYPAAEFYAGMLGVDVEQLDAPTTSAAPIMLRVGDDYCVRSIARVNPDRSLTLLCAVDQGTVLNLGRGGDILSQLERELPASDDAVVIGCDCILRRLELERRGLADAVGRYLGRHNVVGFSTYGEQYNGTHLNQTFVGVAIGDVRG, from the coding sequence ATGCCGACCGCTTCGCCCAGACGTGCGTCCACGACGCAGACCGATCCGGATCTCGCAGCCGCCGAGATCGCGGCGCAGCTCGGCGACGCCACCGCGGGCGGCGTCGTGTTCTTCTGCGCCGCGTCGTTCGACCTGCCACGCCTCGCGGCCGCGCTGCGACGCCACATCGCTGGACCGATGACCGGCTGCACCAGCGCGGGCCAGATCGGGCCGAGCGGTTTCCAACCCGACGGCATCGTCGCGGTGGGTTTCCCGGCCAGCTGCTGCACGCTCCGGATCTACCCGCTCACACGCCTGCATCAGTGTGAGCTCGAAGCGGCGGCGATCGCCCAGGCCGTCGAACGTGACCTCGGGCAATCGCCCGCGCGCAACTCGTTCGGCCTGCTCCTCATCGACGGGCTGTCACTCGCCGAGGAGCGGGTCGCGTCGGCGCTCTTCCAGGAGCTCGGCCAGCTGCCGTTGGTCGGCGGCTCCGCCGGCGACGACCTGGCGTTCGCCCACACCCATGTGTTCATCGACGACGCCTTCGTCGAGGGCGCCGCCGTGCTTGCCGTCGTGTCGACCGACCTGCCTGTGCGGCCGCTCAAGTTCGAGCACTTCGAGAGCACCGGCAAGCGCATGGTGGTGACCGGGGCCGACCCCGCACGGCGCCTCGTGACGACGCTGAACGGCTATCCGGCCGCCGAGTTCTACGCGGGCATGCTCGGCGTGGACGTCGAACAGCTGGACGCGCCCACCACCTCGGCGGCGCCGATCATGCTGCGGGTGGGCGACGACTACTGCGTGCGATCGATCGCGCGTGTGAACCCCGACCGCAGCCTCACGCTGCTGTGCGCGGTCGATCAGGGCACGGTGCTCAACCTCGGTCGGGGCGGCGACATCCTATCGCAGCTCGAGCGAGAGCTGCCGGCGAGCGACGACGCCGTCGTGATCGGTTGCGACTGCATCCTGCGTCGTCTCGAGCTCGAGCGTCGCGGCCTCGCCGACGCGGTCGGTCGCTACCTCGGTCGGCACAACGTGGTGGGCTTCAGCACCTACGGCGAGCAGTACAACGGAACCCACCTCAACCAGACGTTCGTGGGCGTCGCGATCGGGGATGTCCGTGGCTGA
- a CDS encoding sensor histidine kinase, which yields MADQDELHARISQLERALAASEGTVAALMDAAEESNAKVLSAAAVAQQSHRLAQVIARKTQESDAQREALARALRELTAAQTELTHSQKLTAIGQLAAGVAHEINTPIQYVGDNLTFLQKVFEQVLPVLQAAAAAAADEADGRARLSTLLAKLRLPRIATQVPRAIEQSLDGVSRVAKIVGAMKDFSHPSGGEMSEVDLRKTIESTVTIARNEWKYVAELELDIPDDLPPVLCLRDELNQVVLNLVVNAAHAIAAVVGESGAHGTIRVSASVADDWCEIRVSDTGIGIPPELREKVFEPFFTTKPVGKGTGQGLAIAYAVIVEKHHGMLTLESEVGRGTTFIIRIPSERSMPQLEAA from the coding sequence GTGGCTGACCAAGACGAGCTCCACGCTCGGATCTCGCAGCTCGAGCGGGCGCTCGCCGCCAGCGAGGGCACGGTTGCCGCGCTGATGGATGCCGCCGAGGAGAGCAACGCGAAGGTGCTCAGTGCCGCCGCGGTCGCCCAGCAGAGCCACCGACTCGCGCAGGTCATCGCGCGCAAGACCCAGGAAAGCGATGCCCAGCGCGAGGCGCTCGCGCGGGCCCTGCGGGAGCTCACCGCCGCGCAGACCGAGCTGACCCACTCGCAGAAGCTCACCGCCATCGGACAGCTCGCCGCTGGCGTCGCGCACGAGATCAACACGCCGATCCAGTACGTCGGCGACAACCTCACCTTCCTGCAGAAGGTGTTCGAGCAGGTGCTGCCCGTGCTGCAGGCCGCGGCCGCGGCCGCGGCCGACGAGGCGGACGGGCGCGCGCGTCTGAGCACGCTGCTCGCGAAGCTCCGGCTCCCGCGCATCGCCACGCAGGTGCCTCGCGCGATCGAGCAGTCGCTCGACGGCGTGAGCCGGGTCGCGAAGATCGTCGGCGCGATGAAGGACTTCTCGCACCCCAGCGGCGGCGAGATGTCCGAGGTCGATCTCCGCAAGACCATCGAGTCGACCGTCACGATCGCCCGCAACGAGTGGAAGTACGTCGCCGAGCTCGAGCTCGACATCCCGGATGATCTGCCGCCCGTGTTGTGTCTGCGCGACGAGCTGAACCAGGTGGTCCTGAACCTCGTCGTGAACGCTGCCCATGCCATCGCGGCCGTGGTCGGCGAGAGCGGCGCTCACGGCACCATTCGCGTGTCGGCGTCGGTGGCGGACGACTGGTGCGAGATCCGCGTCTCCGATACCGGCATCGGCATCCCGCCCGAGCTCCGCGAGAAGGTCTTCGAGCCCTTCTTCACGACGAAGCCGGTCGGCAAGGGCACCGGCCAGGGCCTCGCGATCGCGTACGCGGTGATCGTCGAGAAACACCACGGCATGCTGACGCTCGAGTCCGAGGTCGGCCGTGGCACGACGTTCATCATCCGCATCCCGAGCGAGCGCTCGATGCCACAATTGGAGGCTGCGTGA
- a CDS encoding HDOD domain-containing protein, with protein MKILFVDDEVKILEGLERSLLMVADEDWDLEFVDSGPRALARLADDAFDVIVTDMRMPGMDGAEVLQRAREIAPSTARIVLSGQMEASSALSAVERAHQILSKPCAAEQLCDILRSAVRFRRLLDGDVFRRAVVSADRLPAAPHIYREIRAELDRGDPAIARVAVIAAKDPALTARLVHVANSPFFGGGRRITGAIEAIQRLGLPVLEALAVAAAFEHADGSSRELDVVALQARALRVAELAARLRASEAGMAYLAGVLTGVGHLVVASAVPDEYDTTLVAARKSGRRLFVVERERWGTTHAEIGAYLLALWGLPDAIVDAVAHHDGPSIAEVGVAPQLAAAVAVAAALDDGMPPSAEDVALLGPDAHALIHAAEAA; from the coding sequence GTGAAGATCCTGTTCGTAGACGACGAGGTGAAGATCCTCGAGGGACTCGAGCGTTCGCTGCTGATGGTCGCCGACGAGGACTGGGATCTCGAGTTCGTCGACAGCGGACCCAGGGCCCTGGCCCGACTGGCGGACGACGCGTTCGACGTCATCGTGACGGACATGCGCATGCCCGGCATGGACGGCGCCGAGGTGCTGCAGCGCGCGCGGGAGATCGCGCCCTCGACCGCACGCATCGTGCTGTCGGGCCAGATGGAGGCATCCAGCGCCCTATCGGCGGTCGAACGCGCGCATCAGATCCTCAGCAAGCCCTGCGCCGCCGAGCAGCTCTGCGACATCCTGCGCTCGGCGGTACGCTTCCGACGGTTGCTCGACGGCGACGTGTTCCGTCGCGCGGTGGTGTCGGCCGATCGGCTGCCGGCCGCGCCCCACATCTACCGAGAGATCCGTGCCGAGCTCGATCGGGGCGACCCCGCCATCGCGCGTGTCGCCGTGATCGCGGCCAAGGACCCTGCCCTCACCGCGCGGCTGGTGCACGTGGCGAACTCGCCGTTCTTCGGTGGTGGGCGCCGCATCACCGGTGCCATCGAGGCCATCCAACGGCTGGGCCTGCCGGTGCTGGAGGCGCTCGCGGTCGCGGCCGCATTCGAGCACGCCGACGGTTCCTCGCGCGAGCTCGACGTGGTGGCACTGCAGGCCCGGGCGCTGCGGGTCGCGGAGCTCGCAGCTCGGCTCCGTGCCAGTGAGGCCGGCATGGCCTACCTCGCCGGTGTACTCACGGGCGTCGGCCACCTCGTGGTCGCGTCGGCGGTGCCTGACGAGTACGACACCACGCTCGTCGCGGCGCGCAAGAGCGGACGGAGGTTGTTCGTGGTCGAGCGCGAGCGGTGGGGCACGACCCACGCCGAGATCGGCGCGTACCTGCTGGCGCTGTGGGGGCTGCCCGATGCCATCGTCGACGCGGTCGCGCATCACGACGGGCCCTCGATCGCCGAGGTCGGCGTCGCGCCCCAGCTGGCTGCCGCGGTCGCCGTCGCCGCCGCGCTGGACGACGGCATGCCCCCGAGCGCCGAGGACGTCGCGCTGCTCGGTCCTGACGCACATGCGCTCATCCACGCGGCGGAGGCGGCCTGA
- a CDS encoding response regulator has translation MSAQIRVLCVDDEPRVLEGLERNLGEDFEIVTAEGGAAGIEALEACKDFDVVISDMRMPKMSGAEFLRHARALAPDAARVLLTGQSDAESAREAVNEGQIFRYLVKPCPVDELSRVIEAGAEARRRVLAERELLDTTVSGSIKLLVEVLHLTAPSYFREAPLVASMVEHMCTKLELHEPWRYRAAAMLHGLGYIALPAELVERRLSGAELTAAEQQEVLAVPEIGARLLAEVPRFREVAEMVRRHLEPPPPRLLDDIARGAAMIQVALAVLHDVTPVLRVAQIARALAATLPPMLRPLVELLQDFQALREEDAVVSVKIAELRPGMVLEEPLVTRSGNVLFAKGNALTLPLIERVHRFHQTAAVAEPVRVRLAG, from the coding sequence ATGTCTGCGCAGATCCGTGTGCTGTGTGTGGACGACGAGCCACGCGTGCTCGAGGGGCTCGAGCGCAACCTCGGCGAGGACTTCGAGATCGTCACCGCCGAGGGTGGCGCCGCCGGCATCGAGGCGCTGGAGGCGTGCAAGGACTTCGACGTCGTCATCTCCGACATGCGCATGCCCAAGATGTCGGGCGCAGAGTTCCTGCGCCACGCCAGGGCGCTGGCCCCCGATGCCGCGCGGGTGCTGCTCACCGGCCAGTCCGACGCGGAGTCGGCCCGCGAGGCGGTGAACGAGGGCCAGATCTTCCGCTACCTCGTGAAGCCGTGCCCCGTCGACGAGCTCAGCCGCGTCATCGAGGCCGGCGCCGAGGCCAGGCGCCGCGTGCTCGCCGAGCGCGAGCTGCTCGACACCACGGTCAGCGGCTCGATCAAGCTGCTCGTCGAGGTGCTCCACCTCACCGCGCCGTCGTACTTCCGCGAGGCGCCGCTGGTCGCGAGCATGGTCGAGCACATGTGCACCAAGCTCGAGCTCCACGAGCCGTGGCGCTATCGCGCGGCGGCGATGCTGCACGGGCTCGGCTACATCGCACTGCCGGCGGAGCTGGTCGAGCGCCGACTCTCGGGCGCCGAGCTGACGGCGGCCGAGCAGCAGGAGGTCTTGGCGGTACCCGAGATCGGTGCGCGTCTGCTCGCCGAGGTGCCGCGCTTCCGCGAGGTCGCAGAGATGGTGCGGCGACACCTCGAGCCCCCACCGCCGCGCTTGCTCGACGACATCGCCCGCGGCGCGGCGATGATCCAGGTCGCGCTGGCGGTCCTGCACGACGTCACGCCGGTGCTGCGCGTCGCCCAGATCGCGCGCGCGCTGGCTGCGACGCTCCCACCCATGCTACGACCGCTGGTCGAGCTGCTGCAGGACTTCCAGGCCCTCAGGGAGGAAGACGCCGTGGTCTCGGTGAAGATCGCCGAGCTGCGGCCGGGCATGGTGCTCGAAGAACCACTCGTGACGCGCAGTGGCAACGTGCTGTTCGCAAAGGGCAACGCGCTGACGCTGCCGCTGATCGAGCGCGTCCACCGGTTCCACCAGACCGCCGCCGTCGCCGAGCCGGTGCGGGTACGCCTCGCCGGGTGA